From the genome of Streptacidiphilus sp. PB12-B1b:
GGCGGTCGGCCAGGGCTGGCGCGAGGTCGTCGGCGACGCCGGACGCATCGTCAGCCTGGAGCACTACGGCGCCTCCGCCGACTACCAGCGCCTGTACACCGAGTTCGGCATCACCCCGGAGGCGGTCGCGGCCGCCGCCCACGACAGCATCGAGGACACCCGCCGACCGGCACGCCCCGGCGGCCGGCAGCAGAAGTCCGCCCCCACCGAGGGCGGCACCGGCGACCGCACCTGACCCGGGCCCGAACCCCGAAGGCCCACCACCCGATCCGTTGACCTGGAGCTCCCGTGACTGACGTACCCGCCCATGACCCGCTCGCCGACCTCTCCGCCGCGGGGGTGTCCGTGTGGCTGGACGACCTGTCACGCGAACTCCTGGCCGGCGGACGGCTCCAAGAGCTGATCGACCGCCGGCATGTCGTCGGGGTCACCACCAACCCCACGATCTTCGCGTCGGCCCTGTCCAAGGGAGAGCGCTACAACGAGCAGTTGCAGCAGCTGGCCGCTGACGGGGCCGACGTGGACCAGGCGGTGTTCGCCATCACCACCACCGACGTCCGCACCGGATGCGACGTGCTGCGCCCGGTGAACGAACGGACCGACGGGGTGGACGGCCGGGTCTCCATCGAGGTCGACCCGAGGCTGGCCCGCGACACCGAGGCCACCATCGCCCAGGCACGGGCGCTGTGGGAGGCGGTGGACCGACCCAATCTGTTCGTCAAGATCCCGGCCACCGTCGAGGGCCTGGCAGCGATCACGGCCGTGATCGCCCAGGGCATCAGCGTCAACGTCACGCTGATCTTCTCCCTGGACCGCTACCGCCAGGTCATGGACGCCTACATGAACGGCCTGGAGCAGGCCAGGGAGGCGGGCCACGACCTCACCGCCATCCACTCGGTCGCCTCGTTCTTCGTCTCCCGGGTGGACACCGAGGTCGACGCCCGGCTCGACGCCCTGGCCACCCCGGAGGCCCTGGCCCTCAAGGGCCAGGCAGCGGTGGCCAATGCCCGCCTGGCCTACGAGGCGTTCGAGCAGACCACTGCGCAGCCGCGCTGGCAGGCGCTCGCTGCGGCCGGAGCCCGCCCGCAGCGCCCGTTGTGGGCCTCCACCGGCGTCAAGAACCCCGCCTACCCGGACACCATGTACGTCAGCGACCTGGTCGCGCCCGGCACGGTCAACACCATGCCCGGCTCCACCCTGGCCGCCTTCGCCGACCACGGGCCCGCCGTCAGCGACACCATCCAGGGCAGCTACCCCGCCGCCCGGGCCCACCTGGCGGCCCTGGCCGACCTCGGCATCGACTTCGATGACGTCACCGAGACCTTGGAGCGCGAGGGCGTGACCAAGTTCGACACGAGCTGGAGCGAACTGGGCGACACCGTCTCCCGCGAACTGCACCGCACGGCACGCTGAGCGGTGGTGTGACCGTAAGCCGTGCGCCGGGGCCGGCCGCGGACTAGCCTGTGGAGCACAGGGTCTGCGGAGCCCAGGACGATCGGCCTGGGCGGCTCCGGGGCCCGTGACAGGACCACACGAGGTGCTGTCCGCGCTGCCCAGGACCTCGGCCGCGTCACCGACGACGGCTGAAGAGGTCAGGATGCGACGTACCGATGAGAACTGCGCTCCGCCCTTGCCCCTTCCGTCCACCCGGGGGCAGCCCCCGGGGCTGCTGGCGCAGCGCGGTGACGGTGAGCACGGTACGGTGATCACCCTGGTCGGGGAGCTCGACCTGGACACCACCGCCCTCTTCCTGGGGATGGTCGAGACCTGCCTGGACTCGGGGGTACGTACCATCGGCGTCGACCTGTCCGGCCTCGCCTTCTGCGACGTCTGCGGTCTGAACGCCTTCCTCGTCGCCGCCCAGGCGTCGACCGCCGCCGGGGGGCACCTGCGGCTGGAGCACCCGAACCTGTCGGTCATGCGGCTGGTCATCGTCACCGGTACCGGCGCCGTGCTCCTCTCCCCGACGGGGTCGGCACCTGCCGGTCCGGTGCCCGCAGATCCGGCCGACGACCCTTGGGCAGCGACCTGGAGCGGCCCGGAACCGGACGCCCCTTGATCAGCGACAGCATGGCCGAGGTGCTGCGGCTGCTCCAGCTCGACGACGGGTTCGACACCGCAGCGCACCTCGCCGCGCGCGCCGCCGAAGCCCTGGGGGTGGACGGGCTGACGATGTCCCTGGCCACCGGCGGTGAGCGGGCGGAGCTGGTGTGGTGCTCCGACGAGGCGGCGGCCCGGTTCGAGGACCTGCAGTTCACCCTCGGCGAGGGCCCCGGCCCCGAGGCCGCGCGCAGCGGCGAGACGGTGCTGGTGCCGGACCTGTCCCAGGTGCGGCACCAGCGCTGGCCCGCCCTGGGCGTGGAGGCTGCGGGCCTGGCGGTCCGCGCGGTGTTCTGCTTCCCGATGGGGATCGGCGCGATCCGGGCGGGTGTGCTCACCGCGGTGCGCCGGATCCCGGGCCCGCTGACCGACGGGCAGCTCGGCGACGCGCAGATCCTGGCGCTCTCGTTGACCGCGCGCGCCCTGGGGGAGGACCCGCGCCCGGCCGGAGCCCTTCCGGACGGCCCCGCGCACGCCCTGCTGCACGCCGTCGTCCACCAGGCCACCGGTATGGTCAGCGTCCAGCTCGCGGTGCCCCTGCCCCAGGCCCTGCTGCGGCTGCGCGCGCATGCTTACAGCAGCGGCCGATCGCTCACCGACATCTCCCAGGATGTGGTCGCGCGGCGGCTGCGCCTGGACAACAACGGCAACGGCAACGGCACACCGGTGCCCGTGGCAGACAAGGACTGATCGCCATGACCCGCGAACAGGAACTCACCAAGGTCTTCGTGGAGGTCGCCGACTCCCTGATCGACGACTTCGACCTGATCGACTTCCTCCACCGGCTGTCCGTGCGCTGCGTGGAACTGCTGGACGTGTCCGCGTGCG
Proteins encoded in this window:
- a CDS encoding ANTAR domain-containing protein translates to MISDSMAEVLRLLQLDDGFDTAAHLAARAAEALGVDGLTMSLATGGERAELVWCSDEAAARFEDLQFTLGEGPGPEAARSGETVLVPDLSQVRHQRWPALGVEAAGLAVRAVFCFPMGIGAIRAGVLTAVRRIPGPLTDGQLGDAQILALSLTARALGEDPRPAGALPDGPAHALLHAVVHQATGMVSVQLAVPLPQALLRLRAHAYSSGRSLTDISQDVVARRLRLDNNGNGNGTPVPVADKD
- the tal gene encoding transaldolase translates to MTDVPAHDPLADLSAAGVSVWLDDLSRELLAGGRLQELIDRRHVVGVTTNPTIFASALSKGERYNEQLQQLAADGADVDQAVFAITTTDVRTGCDVLRPVNERTDGVDGRVSIEVDPRLARDTEATIAQARALWEAVDRPNLFVKIPATVEGLAAITAVIAQGISVNVTLIFSLDRYRQVMDAYMNGLEQAREAGHDLTAIHSVASFFVSRVDTEVDARLDALATPEALALKGQAAVANARLAYEAFEQTTAQPRWQALAAAGARPQRPLWASTGVKNPAYPDTMYVSDLVAPGTVNTMPGSTLAAFADHGPAVSDTIQGSYPAARAHLAALADLGIDFDDVTETLEREGVTKFDTSWSELGDTVSRELHRTAR
- a CDS encoding STAS domain-containing protein, producing the protein MPLPSTRGQPPGLLAQRGDGEHGTVITLVGELDLDTTALFLGMVETCLDSGVRTIGVDLSGLAFCDVCGLNAFLVAAQASTAAGGHLRLEHPNLSVMRLVIVTGTGAVLLSPTGSAPAGPVPADPADDPWAATWSGPEPDAP